The Raphanus sativus cultivar WK10039 chromosome 2, ASM80110v3, whole genome shotgun sequence genome includes a region encoding these proteins:
- the LOC108842638 gene encoding probable prolyl 4-hydroxylase 11 isoform X1, protein MSMSTSPSNTLLYLKRRLHKLKIYGVADLMQHIDTFSQTMGDSTNVKIDDLNNLSVLLCSLPPLLTALTCNIEKVDASLRFPHERWPEVISWRPRAFLYHKFLKNEECEHLISLAKPKMVRSMVRNEITGVLGISSGVTSTGSSIRRGHDKIVEEIENRISEFTFLPVENGSDLQVIRYEVGQKNNPHFDGFSIIATFLMYLSDVDEGGETVFPSSSGGLSLSPKKGDAVLFWSKRPDGSQDPSSLHCGRPVIKGNKWASIKFFYSQESRAHTLIHYKKIASSAREASMKLLSHRRKPLSQLKRKRIN, encoded by the exons ATGTCTATGTCGACTTCACCGTCTAATACCTTATTGTATCTGAAGCGGAGGTTGCACAAGCTAAAGATATATGGCGTTGCAGATCTTATGCAGCACATCGACACGTTCAGCCAAACAATGGGTGATTCAACGAACGTGAAAATTGATGacttaaataatttatcagtCTTGTTGTGTTCGCTGCCCCCTTTGTTGACAGCACTTACGTGTAACATAGAGAAAGTTGATGCTTCCTTGCGTTTCCCTCATGAACGTTGGCCTGAAGTAATCTCATGGAGACCTAGAGCTTTCCTTTACCACAAATTCTtg aaaaatgaagaaTGTGAGCACTTGATAAGCCTCGCGAAACCTAAGATGGTGAGGTCAATGGTGCGTAATGAGATAACCGGAGTGCTAGGAATAAGCAG CGGGGTGACGAGCACGGGATCTTCTATTAGAAGAGGACATGACAAAATTGTGGAGGAGATTGAGAACAGAATTTCAGAGTTCACCTTCCTCCCTGTAG AAAATGGAAGTGATCTTCAAGTAATCCGTTATGAAGTTGGTCAGAAAAATAACCCTCACTTTGATGGATTTTCAATAATTGCTACTTTCCTTATGTACCT GTCGGACGTTGATGAAGGAGGCGAAACAGTCTTCCCTAGTTCCAGTGGAGGACTATCTCTTTCACCAAAGAAGGGGGACGCTGTACTCTTCTGGAGCAAGAGGCCTGACGGGTCTCAAGATCCTTCGAGTTTGCACT GTGGTCGTCCAGTAATCAAAGGAAACAAGTGGGCATCGATTAAATTCTTTTACTCTCAGGAATCCAGAGCTCATACACTaatacactacaaaaaaatagCTTCCTCTGCGAGAGAG GCTTCCATGAAACTTCTTTCTCATCGGAGGAAACCTCTCTCTCAGttgaaaagaaagagaatcaaTTAG